The Alkalihalobacillus sp. TS-13 genome includes a region encoding these proteins:
- a CDS encoding anti-sigma-F factor Fin family protein yields the protein MAVYYSCKHCGVHIGKLDVSSTASTNLGFDHLSDQEREEYISYDDQGHVYVKSICEDCYEMLRRNPDLHALDTFIQ from the coding sequence ATGGCTGTCTATTATTCATGCAAACATTGCGGGGTACACATCGGTAAACTGGATGTGTCTTCAACGGCTTCGACGAATCTAGGTTTTGACCATCTATCTGATCAAGAACGCGAGGAATATATCTCCTATGATGATCAGGGGCATGTTTACGTTAAATCAATTTGTGAGGATTGTTATGAGATGCTACGGAGAAACCCAGATTTGCACGCATTGGATACATTTATACAGTAA
- the mfd gene encoding transcription-repair coupling factor: MQGLLTYFCDNDDFHSLATGLSEGLREQLVSGLSGSARTLLMACLYQSDERAQLVVTHNLFQAQKLYEDLTALLGEDTVHLYPVNELTSAEIAIASPELKSQRIDVLNHLSDGAKGIVITPIAGLRRIIPPSEVWRNSHITFTRGTDINLDEVKNLLIAMGYERSDMITSPGEFSIRGGIMDIFPLTESNPIRIELFDTEVDSIRYFDVETQRSEKQLKKIKVGPAEEIILFPEHFERAVTKVELGLARSLQKIKDSGVKEKLTEHIGYEVEQLKQKQAFQGMYKYISYYYDKPASLLDYLPDDALVIMDEISRIQETSAQFEKEEAEWQTTLLNQGEILTGMTLSHQYDEIVNKPGFMFLYLSLFLRHVPHTNPQNIINMSCKAMQNFHGQMNVLQTELQRWRKSKDAVVFLAANKERAKRLERVTEDYNIDAVLVEGDTPLTPGKNHIMIGDLNGGFELPMRKLVVLTEEEVFTKKTSRKPRRTQKMSNAERIKSYSELKVGDYVVHINHGIGKYLGIETLEINGVHKDYLHLRYAGDDKLYVPVEQIDQVQKYVGSEAKDPKVYKLGGSEWKKVKSKVQSSVQDIADDLIKLYAEREATKGYAFSEDGALQQEFESVFTYQETEDQLRAIQEIKEDMEKERPMDRLLCGDVGYGKTEVAIRAAFKAINDGKQVAFLVPTTILAQQHYETLMERFAEFPVTIKSLSRFRTRKEQTETLKGLKQGTVDIVVGTHRLLSKDIQFKELGLLIIDEEQRFGVTHKEKIKQMKTTVDVLTLTATPIPRTLHMSMLGVRDLSVIETPPENRFPVQTYVVEYSGSMIREAIERELSRGGQVYFLYNKVETIQQMTEQISQLVPDARVAYAHGQMRENELESVMIDFLDGNYDVLVSTTIIETGVDIPNVNTLIVHDADKMGLSQLYQLRGRVGRSNRVAYSYFMYQRDKVLTEIAEKRLQAIKEFTELGSGFKIAMRDLSIRGAGNLLGAQQHGFIDSVGFDLYSQMLKDAIEERKGEKPKKKEIDLELDLNVDAYIPASYINDEKQKIDMYKRFKGLTSFDDVFDLNDEMMDRFGEYPEQVANLLAIARIKLYAEQEKIEKIEQNTKNEVQILISKETTQHLDGSKLFDIVNKIGRHVNLGMVQDQIKVIINNKRLTDDQLLAVIEEILQQFPKARKEAVQA; the protein is encoded by the coding sequence ATGCAAGGTTTACTTACGTATTTTTGTGATAATGACGACTTCCACTCCCTCGCTACAGGACTTTCAGAAGGCCTTCGTGAACAACTTGTTTCGGGGCTGTCAGGTTCTGCGAGAACGCTGTTGATGGCTTGTCTTTATCAATCGGATGAACGGGCGCAGCTTGTCGTCACACATAATCTTTTTCAAGCGCAGAAGCTCTATGAGGATCTTACCGCTTTACTAGGAGAGGATACCGTTCATTTATACCCGGTCAATGAATTGACTTCGGCAGAAATCGCGATCGCCAGTCCGGAATTGAAATCCCAGCGTATCGATGTCCTCAATCATTTGAGTGATGGAGCCAAGGGCATCGTCATCACCCCGATTGCGGGACTACGCAGAATAATTCCACCGTCCGAGGTATGGCGCAATAGCCATATCACTTTTACAAGAGGAACGGATATCAACCTTGATGAAGTGAAGAATCTGCTGATCGCAATGGGATATGAACGTTCGGATATGATCACTTCACCAGGTGAATTCAGTATCCGCGGTGGAATCATGGATATTTTCCCGCTCACAGAATCTAATCCGATCCGAATTGAACTTTTTGATACGGAAGTGGATTCGATCCGTTATTTTGATGTTGAAACACAGCGGTCGGAAAAACAATTGAAGAAAATCAAAGTCGGTCCTGCCGAAGAAATCATTTTGTTTCCTGAACACTTTGAAAGAGCTGTAACGAAGGTCGAACTCGGACTAGCAAGATCCTTGCAAAAGATCAAAGACAGTGGAGTGAAAGAAAAGCTCACGGAACATATCGGTTATGAGGTTGAACAGCTCAAACAAAAGCAAGCTTTCCAGGGGATGTACAAATACATTTCCTACTATTACGATAAGCCTGCTAGTTTGCTAGATTATTTACCGGATGATGCTCTGGTCATCATGGATGAAATCAGCCGAATCCAGGAAACATCCGCACAATTCGAGAAGGAAGAAGCAGAGTGGCAGACGACATTATTGAACCAGGGGGAAATTTTGACCGGAATGACACTATCCCATCAATATGATGAGATCGTCAATAAACCTGGTTTCATGTTCCTATATCTATCTCTGTTCTTAAGGCATGTGCCACATACAAACCCGCAGAACATCATCAATATGAGCTGTAAAGCGATGCAGAATTTCCATGGACAGATGAATGTACTGCAGACTGAACTCCAAAGGTGGCGCAAAAGCAAGGATGCCGTCGTCTTTCTTGCTGCGAATAAAGAACGGGCGAAACGTCTCGAACGAGTCACAGAGGATTATAATATCGATGCTGTACTCGTTGAAGGAGACACACCACTGACACCTGGAAAGAACCATATCATGATCGGTGACTTGAACGGTGGATTCGAACTCCCGATGCGGAAGCTTGTTGTATTGACGGAAGAAGAAGTATTCACCAAGAAAACTTCTCGTAAACCGCGCAGAACTCAGAAAATGTCCAATGCTGAACGCATCAAGAGCTATTCCGAGTTGAAAGTCGGCGATTATGTCGTACACATCAACCATGGAATCGGAAAATATCTAGGGATTGAAACACTTGAAATCAACGGAGTACACAAGGATTACCTCCACCTTAGATATGCTGGCGATGATAAGCTGTACGTCCCAGTCGAGCAAATTGATCAAGTACAGAAATATGTAGGTTCAGAAGCAAAAGATCCTAAAGTTTACAAGCTTGGCGGCAGTGAATGGAAAAAGGTGAAAAGCAAGGTACAGTCGTCCGTCCAGGATATTGCCGACGATTTGATCAAATTGTATGCCGAACGGGAAGCGACAAAGGGATATGCATTCTCGGAGGATGGTGCCCTCCAGCAAGAATTCGAAAGTGTATTTACGTATCAAGAGACCGAGGACCAGCTTCGTGCAATTCAAGAAATAAAAGAAGACATGGAAAAAGAAAGACCAATGGATCGATTGCTTTGCGGGGATGTCGGTTATGGTAAAACCGAGGTCGCAATTCGTGCTGCCTTCAAAGCGATCAACGATGGCAAACAGGTCGCCTTCCTTGTGCCGACGACGATTTTAGCACAGCAGCATTACGAAACGCTGATGGAGCGTTTTGCGGAATTTCCTGTGACGATCAAATCATTGAGCAGATTCCGAACCCGAAAAGAGCAGACAGAAACACTAAAAGGGTTAAAACAAGGTACAGTCGATATCGTCGTGGGGACTCATCGTCTACTTTCAAAGGACATCCAGTTCAAAGAATTGGGACTGCTTATCATTGATGAAGAGCAACGCTTCGGTGTAACCCATAAGGAAAAGATCAAACAGATGAAAACCACGGTAGACGTTCTGACATTGACAGCAACTCCCATTCCGAGAACATTACACATGTCGATGCTTGGGGTACGGGATCTCTCTGTCATTGAAACCCCTCCTGAGAATCGTTTTCCTGTCCAAACATATGTCGTCGAATACAGCGGCAGTATGATCCGGGAGGCAATCGAACGGGAACTATCAAGAGGCGGGCAAGTTTATTTCTTATATAACAAAGTGGAAACGATCCAACAAATGACAGAGCAGATTTCCCAGCTTGTGCCGGATGCACGTGTTGCGTATGCACACGGTCAAATGCGCGAGAATGAACTTGAATCTGTCATGATCGACTTTTTAGATGGGAATTATGATGTCCTTGTCAGTACGACGATCATCGAGACAGGTGTCGATATCCCTAATGTGAACACCCTGATTGTCCACGATGCGGATAAAATGGGGCTTTCTCAGCTGTACCAGCTTAGAGGACGTGTCGGACGTTCCAATCGTGTCGCCTATTCCTATTTCATGTATCAGCGGGATAAGGTGTTGACTGAGATAGCTGAAAAGCGTCTACAAGCAATTAAGGAATTCACCGAGTTGGGTTCAGGTTTCAAAATCGCCATGCGTGACCTGTCCATACGGGGTGCGGGAAATCTGCTTGGTGCTCAGCAGCATGGATTCATCGACTCTGTAGGTTTTGATTTGTATTCGCAAATGTTGAAGGATGCAATTGAAGAACGGAAAGGTGAAAAACCGAAGAAGAAAGAAATCGACCTCGAGCTGGACTTGAACGTCGATGCTTATATTCCTGCTTCCTATATCAATGATGAAAAGCAGAAGATCGATATGTACAAACGATTCAAAGGATTGACGAGTTTTGATGATGTCTTCGATCTGAATGATGAAATGATGGATCGTTTTGGGGAGTATCCTGAGCAAGTCGCCAATTTACTTGCTATTGCTCGAATCAAGCTATATGCAGAACAAGAGAAAATAGAAAAGATCGAGCAAAATACGAAGAATGAAGTCCAAATCCTGATTTCAAAAGAAACAACACAGCATCTTGATGGAAGTAAATTGTTCGATATCGTCAATAAAATCGGTCGTCATGTGAATTTAGGGATGGTCCAGGACCAGATCAAAGTCATCATCAATAACAAACGACTTACAGATGACCAGCTTCTGGCTGTCATAGAAGAGATTCTGCAGCAGTTCCCTAAAGCGAGGAAGGAAGCAGTTCAAGCATAG
- the spoVT gene encoding stage V sporulation protein T, whose protein sequence is MKATGIVRRIDDLGRVVIPKEIRRTLRIREGDPLEIFVDREGEVILKKYSPISELGDFAQEYAESLYEHTQHITLISDRDAFIAVAGGGKKDYLNKNIGKVIETSMSDRKTVVSSQATSVEVVDGNSETVSHIIAPIVANGDPIGAVVLLSKTDKQVGDIEQKLAETAAGFLAKQMEQ, encoded by the coding sequence ATGAAAGCCACAGGTATCGTACGTCGTATTGACGATCTGGGTCGGGTCGTCATTCCTAAGGAAATCAGAAGAACCCTGCGGATTCGCGAAGGGGATCCTCTTGAGATTTTTGTTGATCGTGAAGGGGAAGTCATCCTGAAAAAGTATTCTCCTATCAGTGAACTTGGGGATTTCGCCCAGGAGTATGCTGAATCCTTATATGAGCATACACAGCATATTACATTAATATCAGATCGTGATGCATTCATCGCTGTAGCTGGTGGAGGGAAAAAGGACTACTTGAATAAGAATATCGGAAAAGTGATTGAAACGTCGATGAGTGATCGGAAAACTGTCGTATCGAGCCAGGCCACATCTGTTGAAGTAGTTGATGGCAATAGTGAGACAGTCTCCCATATCATCGCACCTATAGTAGCGAATGGAGATCCTATCGGTGCCGTTGTTTTACTTTCAAAAACGGACAAGCAGGTTGGCGACATCGAACAGAAGTTAGCTGAAACCGCAGCCGGTTTCTTAGCCAAACAAATGGAACAATGA
- a CDS encoding polysaccharide biosynthesis protein: MNYIDVQKSFWKGTLVISGAALFVKVLSAFYRIPYQNIAGDLGLYVYQQVYPFYAIAFALSLYGFPLMLSKIISENEKNQVKNTLTTTFIGLSSFFILVFFLLYSTAPMIAEAMNDPLLVSPLRMSSYSFLFVPLLSVTRGYFQGQEDMTPTAISQVFEQFVRVAMILLLTIWFVSQGADRYLVGTAAVFGGLAGSLVSVIVLVLFLRKQKLKMDTPEKVSFRETLTIMGTVLRGGIAICITAVMLALFQLIDALQVVPGLQVSGMEVLDAKVYKGVYDRGQPLLQLGTVIATAMALPLIPFIAKSRQVKDDGQINTFAGLSLKFSFIIGGAAAVGLAVIIVPTNIFLYEDSNGSFALGILGAAVFFGSLAITSSAVLQGLGKIGFPVLFILLAMVLKAVLNSFLLPVYGISGVALTTVISTAFVALFNLLVVQRLTYVFNVQRFYSGKVLVSLILMALTTFLWKELWFFLLPEGNRAAAGFTAVSSALVGAGVYVVALVYLNVWKYEEIVMLPKGKRLVKWFYKERSGEND; the protein is encoded by the coding sequence GTGAATTATATAGATGTTCAGAAGTCATTCTGGAAAGGAACCCTCGTCATTTCAGGGGCAGCATTATTTGTAAAGGTGCTGAGCGCTTTTTACAGAATTCCTTATCAGAATATAGCGGGAGATTTGGGTCTTTACGTTTATCAGCAGGTGTACCCTTTCTATGCGATTGCTTTCGCTTTAAGCCTGTATGGTTTTCCGCTGATGCTTTCGAAAATCATATCTGAAAATGAAAAAAATCAAGTTAAAAATACATTGACGACCACTTTCATCGGATTGAGCAGTTTTTTTATACTGGTCTTTTTTCTATTGTATAGTACGGCACCAATGATTGCTGAAGCAATGAATGATCCGTTACTTGTAAGCCCACTTCGAATGTCGTCTTACTCTTTTTTATTCGTTCCGCTTCTATCGGTGACAAGAGGCTACTTCCAGGGACAAGAGGACATGACCCCGACTGCAATATCTCAAGTTTTTGAACAGTTCGTTAGAGTGGCTATGATTTTACTATTGACGATCTGGTTTGTTTCACAAGGTGCTGACCGGTATCTGGTTGGTACGGCAGCTGTTTTCGGTGGATTAGCCGGAAGTCTTGTATCCGTTATCGTGTTGGTGCTATTCCTCCGTAAACAAAAATTGAAAATGGATACTCCTGAAAAGGTATCGTTTCGAGAAACCCTGACTATCATGGGGACAGTTTTGAGAGGTGGTATCGCGATATGCATTACTGCTGTCATGCTTGCGTTATTTCAATTGATTGATGCCTTACAGGTAGTGCCGGGGTTACAGGTTAGCGGTATGGAAGTGTTGGATGCGAAGGTGTACAAAGGTGTATATGACCGTGGCCAACCGTTGCTTCAATTAGGTACAGTGATAGCGACTGCAATGGCACTGCCTTTGATTCCTTTCATAGCTAAATCGAGACAGGTCAAGGATGATGGGCAAATCAATACGTTCGCAGGGTTATCATTGAAATTCAGCTTCATTATCGGCGGCGCGGCAGCTGTTGGGCTGGCTGTGATCATTGTTCCGACGAATATTTTTTTGTACGAAGACAGCAATGGATCCTTCGCCCTCGGAATATTAGGGGCAGCGGTTTTCTTCGGATCGCTTGCAATCACCTCCTCTGCAGTATTGCAAGGACTCGGTAAAATCGGTTTTCCGGTCTTATTCATTCTTTTAGCGATGGTGTTAAAAGCGGTCTTGAACAGTTTTCTATTGCCGGTGTACGGCATTTCCGGTGTAGCGTTAACCACTGTGATCAGTACTGCGTTCGTAGCCTTATTTAATTTGTTGGTTGTGCAGAGATTGACCTATGTCTTCAATGTGCAGAGGTTTTACAGTGGAAAAGTGCTCGTATCCTTAATTCTGATGGCTCTTACCACGTTTTTATGGAAAGAGCTATGGTTCTTTCTCCTTCCGGAAGGAAATCGTGCAGCGGCTGGCTTTACTGCTGTCTCAAGTGCATTGGTCGGAGCAGGTGTGTATGTGGTTGCACTTGTCTATTTGAACGTATGGAAATACGAAGAAATCGTCATGCTTCCTAAAGGGAAACGTCTAGTGAAATGGTTTTATAAAGAAAGGAGCGGTGAAAATGACTAA
- the mazG gene encoding nucleoside triphosphate pyrophosphohydrolase produces the protein MTNTITVVGVGAGDLEQIPYGVYKLLKEADRVFLRTKEHPVIEELQKEGLVFQSFDELYEQEAEFENVYEEIVRHLLKEVENRNLIYVVPGHPLVAEQTVQLLLQREQEEGPAIEIRGGQSFLDSMFQALKIDPIDGFQLLDGTVLSAEQPNIQQHVIVAQVYDAMIASHVKLSLMERYPDDHPVHIVTAAGSRNESIVSVPLFEMDRHVEVNNLTAVYVEPIQDANLLSREFTQLRNVIRTLRGPDGCPWDKKQTHESLRRYLLEEAYEVIEAIDNEDDEHLTEELGDVLLQVMLHAQIGEDHGYFSIDDVIKTLTEKMIRRHPHVFGEKTLDTAEEVKQTWDEIKKAEKANDPQHYVESILDGIDQFPALIRAEKLQKKAAKAGFDWDHIEPILHKINEELSELQEAAKSANRDEMEGELGDCLFALVNLSRYYGIDPELALTRTNRKFYSRFRHIEEELRKKDVSFEDASLEEMDFFWEQAKKMSKKKDSN, from the coding sequence ATGACTAATACGATAACAGTTGTCGGAGTAGGTGCGGGAGATCTTGAACAAATTCCATATGGTGTGTATAAATTGCTGAAAGAGGCTGATAGAGTTTTTCTTCGCACGAAGGAGCACCCTGTGATTGAAGAACTTCAAAAAGAAGGATTAGTATTCCAGAGCTTTGATGAACTGTATGAACAAGAGGCAGAGTTTGAAAATGTGTATGAAGAGATCGTCCGTCACTTGTTGAAGGAAGTGGAAAACCGTAATCTCATCTATGTGGTGCCCGGTCATCCCTTAGTAGCTGAACAGACGGTACAGCTCCTTTTACAAAGAGAGCAAGAAGAGGGTCCTGCCATTGAAATACGAGGCGGACAGAGCTTTTTGGATTCGATGTTCCAGGCATTGAAAATCGATCCGATTGATGGTTTCCAACTGCTTGATGGAACTGTACTTTCTGCAGAACAGCCTAACATCCAACAGCATGTCATCGTTGCGCAGGTTTACGATGCAATGATTGCTTCTCATGTGAAGTTGTCGTTGATGGAACGTTATCCAGATGACCATCCTGTACATATTGTCACTGCAGCTGGATCTCGCAATGAATCGATTGTTTCTGTGCCGCTTTTCGAAATGGACCGCCATGTAGAGGTGAATAATTTGACGGCTGTATATGTGGAACCAATCCAGGATGCCAATCTATTGAGTAGGGAATTCACACAATTACGGAATGTCATCCGTACATTGAGAGGACCGGACGGTTGTCCTTGGGATAAAAAACAGACTCATGAAAGCCTTCGCCGCTACCTGCTTGAAGAAGCCTACGAAGTAATTGAAGCAATCGATAACGAAGATGATGAGCATTTGACTGAAGAGCTGGGGGATGTGCTGCTCCAGGTGATGCTCCATGCCCAAATCGGGGAGGATCATGGTTATTTTTCAATCGATGATGTGATTAAAACCCTGACAGAAAAAATGATACGACGTCACCCGCACGTTTTCGGCGAGAAGACCCTCGATACAGCCGAGGAAGTAAAACAGACGTGGGATGAAATCAAAAAAGCTGAAAAAGCAAATGATCCCCAACATTATGTTGAATCGATCCTAGATGGAATTGATCAATTCCCTGCATTGATCCGAGCTGAGAAATTACAAAAGAAAGCCGCGAAGGCAGGGTTTGATTGGGACCATATCGAACCGATCCTCCATAAGATCAATGAAGAACTGTCCGAGCTTCAAGAAGCCGCAAAATCCGCCAATCGTGATGAAATGGAAGGCGAGCTTGGAGATTGTTTATTTGCACTCGTCAATCTGTCCCGTTATTATGGGATTGACCCTGAGTTAGCTCTTACTCGGACGAATCGCAAGTTCTATAGTCGCTTTCGTCATATTGAAGAAGAGCTGAGAAAGAAAGATGTCTCTTTTGAGGATGCATCGCTAGAGGAAATGGACTTTTTCTGGGAACAAGCAAAAAAAATGTCTAAAAAGAAGGATTCTAACTAG
- a CDS encoding HU family DNA-binding protein: MNKNDLVNNIAEKEGLTKKDVESVVNSLLTEITDALKEGDKVQFVGFGTFETRERSSRTGRNPQTGETIEIPASTVPAFRAGNKLKEAVK; the protein is encoded by the coding sequence ATGAATAAAAATGATCTAGTCAACAATATCGCTGAAAAAGAAGGTCTTACGAAGAAAGACGTTGAATCAGTAGTGAACAGTCTTTTGACAGAAATTACAGATGCTCTTAAAGAAGGCGACAAGGTACAGTTTGTCGGTTTTGGTACTTTTGAGACAAGAGAACGCTCAAGCCGTACAGGACGCAATCCTCAAACTGGTGAAACAATTGAAATTCCAGCATCTACAGTTCCTGCATTCCGTGCTGGGAACAAGTTGAAAGAAGCCGTAAAATAA
- a CDS encoding RNA-binding S4 domain-containing protein: protein MRLDKFLKVSRLIKRRTVAKEISDQGRILINGNAGKASSNVQPGDELQIRFGQKIVTVKIEDLKETTKKEDAASMYKVISETRVNEG, encoded by the coding sequence ATGCGTTTAGATAAGTTTTTGAAGGTTTCTCGCTTGATCAAACGACGTACTGTCGCCAAAGAGATATCTGATCAAGGAAGAATCCTCATTAACGGGAATGCCGGGAAGGCGTCCTCAAACGTCCAACCTGGAGATGAACTTCAGATCCGTTTTGGACAAAAAATTGTTACAGTCAAAATAGAAGACTTAAAAGAGACAACAAAAAAAGAAGATGCTGCATCCATGTATAAAGTGATAAGTGAAACCCGTGTGAACGAGGGCTAG
- the yabP gene encoding sporulation protein YabP codes for MRGRKSLDITGVKQVESFDNEEFLLETSMGFLAVRGYNLKMKNLNLEQGLVSIEGKVFDLVYLDQQQGDKAKGFFSKLFK; via the coding sequence ATGAGAGGCAGAAAATCGCTTGATATCACTGGCGTAAAGCAGGTTGAAAGCTTCGATAATGAGGAGTTTTTGCTTGAAACGTCAATGGGGTTCCTTGCAGTCAGGGGCTATAACCTGAAAATGAAAAACTTGAATCTCGAACAAGGCCTTGTTTCGATTGAAGGAAAGGTATTCGATCTTGTGTATTTAGATCAGCAACAGGGAGATAAGGCTAAAGGGTTTTTTAGCAAGCTGTTCAAATGA
- the yabQ gene encoding spore cortex biosynthesis protein YabQ translates to MSLDVQLYTILAMVGSGIWIGMALDTYHRFQTRNKRWNWLRFINDIIFWFLQALIIFYVLLQVNQGEVRVIIFLALLCGFACYQSLLQKAYKKLLETIISIVVWIAKMIKRIFWTFFVHPAKVILNLLLSLSKMIGRLLISILLFVSQILLFPLKMFGITALVEKTKDKLIAKLKEKAGILKKPTNKVKEWIGKLRR, encoded by the coding sequence ATGAGTCTGGATGTACAGCTTTATACGATTTTAGCCATGGTTGGGAGCGGGATCTGGATCGGGATGGCACTTGATACGTATCATCGCTTCCAAACAAGGAACAAACGGTGGAATTGGTTAAGGTTTATCAATGATATTATTTTCTGGTTCCTCCAGGCATTGATTATTTTCTACGTATTGCTCCAGGTCAATCAAGGTGAAGTCCGAGTTATCATCTTCCTGGCCCTTCTTTGTGGTTTTGCATGCTATCAAAGCCTGCTTCAGAAAGCTTACAAAAAACTGTTGGAAACTATCATATCCATCGTCGTTTGGATCGCGAAAATGATCAAGAGAATTTTTTGGACTTTTTTTGTTCATCCTGCGAAAGTCATATTGAATCTCCTTCTTTCCTTGAGTAAAATGATAGGTAGACTTCTTATCTCCATCCTTTTATTCGTATCTCAAATTCTCCTTTTCCCTCTTAAAATGTTTGGAATCACAGCCTTAGTGGAAAAAACAAAGGATAAATTAATTGCTAAACTAAAGGAAAAAGCAGGAATTCTTAAAAAGCCAACGAATAAGGTGAAAGAATGGATCGGAAAACTAAGAAGGTGA
- a CDS encoding septum formation initiator family protein, with protein sequence MVQQNDKVTAVNERYVDQEKKKQERARRRKQGLVRRLTVFGVLVVIMFTVMVATLTSQASVIAEKKEKKEAVEERLEEIKAEKAQLSEEVNKLQDPDYIGEVARRDYNMSKPGETIFKLPDSKEKAR encoded by the coding sequence ATGGTGCAACAGAATGACAAAGTGACAGCTGTGAATGAAAGATATGTAGACCAAGAAAAGAAGAAACAAGAACGAGCACGTCGGAGAAAACAAGGTTTAGTAAGACGTCTAACGGTCTTTGGTGTATTGGTCGTCATCATGTTCACCGTCATGGTTGCTACCCTGACTTCTCAAGCTTCCGTCATCGCGGAAAAAAAAGAAAAAAAGGAAGCTGTTGAAGAACGATTGGAAGAAATCAAAGCTGAAAAGGCACAATTAAGTGAAGAAGTGAATAAACTACAAGACCCGGATTATATTGGTGAGGTCGCGCGAAGAGATTATAATATGTCCAAACCAGGCGAGACGATCTTCAAACTCCCTGACAGTAAGGAAAAGGCACGTTGA
- a CDS encoding S1 domain-containing RNA-binding protein translates to MTIEVGSKLKGKVSGITHFGAFVELPDGITGLVHISEVADNYVKDINEHLSVGDEVEVKVINVESDGKIGLSIKKAKDQPSRPRQDRPRGRGGKPRRQHNEFVSFEDKLNRFLKDSEDRLSTLKRQTESKRGGRGARRG, encoded by the coding sequence ATGACAATTGAAGTAGGCAGCAAATTAAAGGGAAAAGTATCAGGTATAACCCATTTTGGAGCATTTGTCGAGCTGCCAGATGGTATCACCGGTTTAGTCCACATCAGTGAGGTTGCCGATAATTATGTGAAGGATATCAACGAACATCTTTCTGTTGGAGACGAAGTTGAAGTTAAAGTCATCAATGTTGAATCAGATGGTAAAATTGGACTTTCAATCAAGAAAGCGAAAGACCAACCATCCCGTCCAAGGCAGGACCGCCCACGCGGAAGGGGAGGTAAGCCTAGAAGACAACACAATGAATTCGTTTCTTTCGAAGATAAGTTGAACCGTTTCCTAAAGGATAGTGAAGATCGTCTATCTACACTAAAAAGGCAGACTGAATCTAAACGTGGAGGACGCGGAGCACGCCGGGGATAG